One window from the genome of Hyphomicrobiales bacterium encodes:
- a CDS encoding ethylbenzene dehydrogenase-related protein — MNGKYLTRAILASSLGLGAAAAIVFAGPSSAVAAPPADWSAVPTQTVKLFFAGQSSYQWLRSGEHPGAALVKTGGACLTCHKDQEEKMGANIVGGGKFKLEPNPISGKNGTVDLAVQAAYDADNLYMRFQWKTNMDRAGQMHDYMRFDGEKWSFYGGPRSAERVTSGKQPPLYEDRLAIMIDDGSVPTFKEQGCWLTCHRGMRDMPDMATKEQLKPNPVLGDAGLKQSDVRKFLPSSRTDELASWEKTKSAEEIAQIKAAGGFLDLMQWRAARSNPVGMADDGYVLEYRLFDAGKNPFSGNVDSKTMTPKYMFDASKVGVKSLTVADIGDPSKPVAMIREENAVPYDPNAGWKADDVLPGRLLSRADATGSAADNDQVEGEWKDGVWTVVFTRKLNTGNPEDDKILEEGKAYTVGFAVHDDNVTTRFHLVGFPRSLGLGTKADIEATKLP, encoded by the coding sequence ATGAATGGAAAATATCTGACGCGAGCGATATTGGCGTCTTCACTCGGCTTGGGCGCTGCGGCGGCGATCGTGTTCGCCGGGCCGTCTTCGGCCGTTGCCGCGCCTCCGGCCGACTGGAGCGCCGTTCCGACGCAGACCGTCAAGCTCTTCTTCGCCGGACAGAGCAGCTATCAGTGGTTGCGCTCCGGGGAGCATCCCGGCGCGGCCCTGGTCAAGACGGGCGGCGCCTGCCTGACTTGCCACAAGGACCAGGAAGAGAAGATGGGCGCGAACATCGTCGGCGGCGGCAAGTTCAAGCTTGAGCCAAACCCGATCTCGGGCAAGAACGGCACGGTGGATCTCGCCGTCCAGGCCGCATACGACGCCGACAACCTCTATATGCGCTTCCAGTGGAAGACCAACATGGACCGCGCCGGACAGATGCATGATTATATGCGCTTCGACGGCGAGAAATGGAGCTTTTACGGCGGACCGCGCTCGGCGGAAAGAGTGACCAGTGGAAAGCAGCCGCCGCTCTATGAAGACCGGCTCGCCATCATGATCGACGACGGCTCGGTGCCGACATTCAAGGAGCAGGGCTGCTGGCTGACCTGCCATCGCGGCATGCGCGACATGCCCGATATGGCGACAAAGGAGCAGCTTAAGCCAAATCCCGTCCTCGGCGACGCCGGGCTGAAGCAATCCGACGTGCGCAAGTTCCTGCCGTCCTCGCGCACCGACGAGCTGGCGAGCTGGGAGAAGACCAAGTCCGCCGAGGAGATCGCCCAGATCAAGGCGGCCGGCGGCTTCCTCGACCTGATGCAATGGCGCGCGGCCCGCAGCAACCCGGTCGGCATGGCCGATGACGGCTACGTGCTCGAATACCGGCTGTTCGACGCCGGCAAGAACCCCTTCAGCGGGAACGTCGATAGCAAGACCATGACCCCGAAATACATGTTCGACGCAAGCAAGGTCGGCGTGAAGTCGCTCACCGTCGCCGATATTGGCGACCCGTCCAAGCCCGTTGCCATGATTCGCGAGGAAAACGCGGTTCCTTACGATCCCAATGCGGGCTGGAAGGCGGACGACGTGCTCCCCGGCCGGCTCCTGAGCCGCGCCGACGCCACGGGCTCGGCCGCCGACAACGATCAGGTCGAGGGCGAGTGGAAGGACGGCGTCTGGACGGTCGTGTTCACCCGCAAGCTGAACACCGGAAATCCGGAAGACGACAAGATCCTCGAGGAGGGCAAGGCATACACGGTAGGGTTTGCCGTCCATGACGACAATGTCACGACGCGGTTCCACCTGGTGGGCTTTCCGCGCTCGCTCGGTCTTGGCACCAAGGCGGACATCGAGGCGACCAAGCTTCCGTAG